The following is a genomic window from Deltaproteobacteria bacterium.
CTGCTGTCGGCCAACCCCTTCGACGACATGATCAATGCCGTGGAAACGGTGAAGTTCCCCGTCATATCGATGCTGAACGGCATCGCCTTCGGAGGGGGGCTCGAGCTTGCCTGTGCCGGGGATATAAGAATTGCATCGGACAGGGCCGTCTTCGGCATGACCCCGGCGAAGCTGGGAATCATCTACCGGCCCGCGGGGCTCATGCGCTTCGTGAACATCATAGGCGTCCAGTTCACCAAGGAGCTCTTCTTCACGGCCCGCCTGGTCAGCGCCGTGAGAGCCGCCGAAATAGGCCTGGTGAACAGGATCGTCCCCCCGGAAGAGCTCGAGCAGGTGGTATACGAAACGGCGAAGGAGATATCAGAGAATGCCCCCCTGTCCATACAGGGGACGAAGCGGTTGCTCAGGATGTGCATGGAGCACTGGAAGATGGACGAGGAACGGGTGGCAGAGGCCGACGCCCTCATACGAAAGTGCATGGAGTCAGATGACCTGGTAGAGGGAAAGAGGGCATTCCGGGAAAAACGGGCACCCCGCTTCAGGGGAAGCTGATCTCCTCGCCGCCCCGCAGCCGGGAAAGCGCCGTCGGCCGGCGCGTATCCTCCCGGCTCCACGGGGCAGCCGGTCTCCGGTACTGAAGGGGAAAATTACAGGACGAAAAATATCCTCCCCCCGTAAAGCGCCTCCATGAGGTCCTCGCGGGGAACGGTGTTGTTTCCGATGTCGCAGTCTCTCCTGCCGAACATCGACCGGGTGCCGCCCTGTATGGTCACCCGGGAAAGAATGATCCTTCTCGTTTTCATCAGGGCGAGCCGCTTGAAAAGCTGCCTCGCTTTCAGCAGAAACAGGCCCAGAGCAACCTTTTTCGCCCTCCCATCACACACCACGCCCACTATTCTCACGGGAATGTTTTTCTTCGATACGGCTGCCTTGCGGACCTCGGACAGGGCGAAGGAGGTCGTGGTGGCCACCACGACCCGGTAACCCCGGCTCCGTGCAATCGCCGATACATCCTCAACCTCCCTTTTGCGCAGGCAGAAGGGGAGCAGGAGTATTTTGATTTCTCCATACCCGGAAGGGGCCGTATCGGCTTTCATGATTGTCTATCCCCGCTTCTTTTCTGAGCGGGGGGGAATGTTCAGCCGCTTTCTGAGGGCACCGACATAGTACTGCTTTTTTTCCAGCGGCAGAGATCTCTTCTCGAGGATGTTCAACTGAAGGATCTTCTCATTGAGCATCGAAATCGTGCTCTTAAGATCCCTCTCGCTGTCCACGGTGGAAAGGAGCGTCTCCAGCGTGGCTATCTCCTTCCTGAGCTCCAGTTCGGGGGGGAGGAGGCCGGCATTTTTCAATACCTTGTAGCAGATTCTCAGTTCTTCGGGAACCATGGAGAGGTCCTCGATCACGAGTGGCCTTCCCTTCCCCGGGAGATTCTTGAAATCCCCCCTCTCGATGGCCTCCTTGATCCTCTCCTCCGCTATTTTCGCGATGATGTCCAGGGGTCCTTGCCCTCCACCCGGCTTTACTTGCCCTTTTTCTGTCCCAACAGGATGCTGTTCAGGTCCCGAACCACCACATCGGGGTCAAGGCCTTTATGGAACGCCGTATAGGCTATTGTCTCCCGCTTCGAGCTCGGGCAGGAAAGGCACCGCTTGCCGAAGAGTTCGCCGATCTTTCGGCGCAGAGCGGGAAAGTTCTCGATAACCTCATAAAGGATTGACTCGGGTTTGACCTGTTTGTTTTCCTTTTTCATGCCACTCTCCCTCCCAGTAACATTATATAAAAAAAACCGCCCACCCTTCGCAGTTTCGACCGCCGGGAAAAAAATATGGAATCCCCATCGCTCACACGCTGTCGAATGTGAAGAATTTCATCGTGAAGGCACCGCGCCCCTGGGTGAGCGACCTCAAGTCCGTGGCATAGCCAAACATGGTCTTCAGGGGAACGATTCCTGATATCACCGTGAAGCCCACCCTCTTGTCAACCGACTCGACCTTTCCCTTCCGTGAGGAAAAATCCCCAATCACCCCCCCGAGAAACTCTTCCGGCACCGTTATCTCTATCTCCATGACCGGCTCGAGGAGCACGGGCCCGGCAGACCTGTACGCTTCGAGAAAGGCCCCGGCACTGGCCACCTTGGTGATCTGCGGCAGGTGAGCCGAATGGGGAAATTCGACGGAGAGAACCTCTACCAGGATATCTTCGACGGGGTACCCGAAGGCCCCGTAGCCCGACCCCTCCTTGATGCCGAGAACCACGGCCTCTTTTGCGGAATCGGCCAGCGGGGCCACCGTGTCGCGAAGCTCGATCTGTATCCCCGTTCCCCTGTCCCGTGCCGAAACGCGCGCCGTTACCACGGCCGCGTACCGCTTCTCCTCTATATCCCGTTCGAAGGACCCCTCCCCGATTCCGACGCCCGCAACCGTCTCCCGCATGAGCACCTCGGGCCGTCCCATCTTCGCGGTGACGCCGTAAAAGCGGTGCATCTTGTCGACGCTCACGTCGAGCTGCAGCTCACCGACTCCCGAAAGGATCAGCTGGCCCGTTTCCTCATCCTCCTTGAATTGCAGGGTGGGGTCCTCTTCCGTTATCTTCCACACCACCTCCTTCAGCCTCTCGATGTCGCTGATCCTGGCCGGCTCGAGGGTGACGGAGATGACCGGTTTTCTCACCTCTATCGGCTCGTATTCGATGGGGTTTTCGGGGTCACATATCGTGTCCCCCGTGCCGACGTTCTTGAGCCCCCTCACGGCAACGATGTCGCCGGGCTGCCCCGCATCCGTCCTCTCCTTTTTTCCCGCGTGCATCCTGAAGACCCTCGCCACTTTCTCCCGCTCTCCGGTCCGGATGTTTTTCACCACCGAGCCCTCCCTGACTTCCCCCGAGTAGACCCGCAAAAGAACCGTTTTTCTTCCCTCTTCCATGATCACCTTGAAGGCAAGGGCGGAGAAGGGCCCGGATATGTCAGGGGAGCGCGTGAGCCCCACGCCGGTATCGGGATTCTTTCCTATCATCGGCGGGGCCTCTATCGGCGAGGGAAGAAAGTCGACGATCCCGTCCATAACCGGCTGTACCCCCCTGTTGCGAAGGGCAGAGCCCCCGAAAAGCGGATGAAACCTCCCCGCAATCGTCCCGTTCCGGAGCGCCCTCTT
Proteins encoded in this region:
- a CDS encoding enoyl-CoA hydratase, encoding MGKILYRRDGNIGTVTISNRPKKNALTMDMLKSMKTIFQEVSGEGDLRCLVIRGDGDESFCAGYDIHAIPSRDEAGEQVLLSANPFDDMINAVETVKFPVISMLNGIAFGGGLELACAGDIRIASDRAVFGMTPAKLGIIYRPAGLMRFVNIIGVQFTKELFFTARLVSAVRAAEIGLVNRIVPPEELEQVVYETAKEISENAPLSIQGTKRLLRMCMEHWKMDEERVAEADALIRKCMESDDLVEGKRAFREKRAPRFRGS
- a CDS encoding DUF1992 domain-containing protein, with the protein product MDIIAKIAEERIKEAIERGDFKNLPGKGRPLVIEDLSMVPEELRICYKVLKNAGLLPPELELRKEIATLETLLSTVDSERDLKSTISMLNEKILQLNILEKRSLPLEKKQYYVGALRKRLNIPPRSEKKRG
- a CDS encoding disulfide oxidoreductase yields the protein MKKENKQVKPESILYEVIENFPALRRKIGELFGKRCLSCPSSKRETIAYTAFHKGLDPDVVVRDLNSILLGQKKGK
- the fusA gene encoding elongation factor G, whose amino-acid sequence is MSSFRERVSRIRNIGIIAHIDAGKTTLTERFLYYSGISYKIGEVHDGEAQMDYLPQEKERGITITAAVTQFPWKGAEIHLIDTPGHVDFTIEVERSLRVLAGAVAVFCAVGGVEPQSEVVWNQAVKFRVPIIAFVNKMDRPGADYLKVMGEMREKLGANPVIVTLPIGSEESFRGVIDLVNMESLTFDDSDLGRTVLRGEIPAEMMEEAVKLRETLVEVAADADDELAERYLEGGEIPVDLLKRALRNGTIAGRFHPLFGGSALRNRGVQPVMDGIVDFLPSPIEAPPMIGKNPDTGVGLTRSPDISGPFSALAFKVIMEEGRKTVLLRVYSGEVREGSVVKNIRTGEREKVARVFRMHAGKKERTDAGQPGDIVAVRGLKNVGTGDTICDPENPIEYEPIEVRKPVISVTLEPARISDIERLKEVVWKITEEDPTLQFKEDEETGQLILSGVGELQLDVSVDKMHRFYGVTAKMGRPEVLMRETVAGVGIGEGSFERDIEEKRYAAVVTARVSARDRGTGIQIELRDTVAPLADSAKEAVVLGIKEGSGYGAFGYPVEDILVEVLSVEFPHSAHLPQITKVASAGAFLEAYRSAGPVLLEPVMEIEITVPEEFLGGVIGDFSSRKGKVESVDKRVGFTVISGIVPLKTMFGYATDLRSLTQGRGAFTMKFFTFDSV